In the Camelus ferus isolate YT-003-E chromosome 34, BCGSAC_Cfer_1.0, whole genome shotgun sequence genome, one interval contains:
- the CLEC12B gene encoding LOW QUALITY PROTEIN: C-type lectin domain family 12 member B (The sequence of the model RefSeq protein was modified relative to this genomic sequence to represent the inferred CDS: deleted 1 base in 1 codon): MSEEVTYATLSFQDSVAAGNNWDGNNLRKRGYPAPSPIWRQAALGLLALCLMLLIGLVTLGIMFLQTSDESNADSEKLSQLQKVIHEQQDNLSQQLSNHRSFPTEEASLQSQISSLLKRQGQMAIKLCQELITHTSDHKCNPCPKTWQWYQSSCYYFATNEEKTWPNSRKNCVDKNATLVKIDSLEEKDFLKSQPIPKFPFFWLGLSWDPSGSRWLWEDGSVPAPSLFSANEYAQVNGSKGCAYFQKGNIYISRCSAEISWICEKTAASVKIGDLDE; the protein is encoded by the exons ATGTCCGAAGAAGTGACCTACGCGACACTCAGCTTTCAGGATTCTGTTGCAGCAGGAAATAATTgggatggaaacaacctaaggaAAAGAG GGTATCCAGCTCCATCCCCCATATGGCGTCAGGCTGCCCTGGGTCTGCTAGCGCTTTGTCTGATGCTGTTGATTGGGTTGGTGACCTTGGGGATCATGT TTTTGCAGACATCAGATGAATCTAACGCAGATTCAGAGAAACTGAGTCAGCTTCAGAAGGTCATCCACGAACAGCAGGATAACTTATCCCAGCAGCTGAGCAACCACAGGAGCTTCCCCACGGAGGAAGCATCTCTCCAATCACAGATTTCCAGCCTGTTGAAGAGGCAGGGACAAATGGCCATCAAACTCTGCCAAGAGCTAATCACTCACACTTCAG ACCATAAATGTAATCCTTGTCCTAAGACGTGGCAGTGGTACCAAAGCAGCTGCTATTATTTTGCAACAAATGAGGAGAAAACCTGGCCCAACAGCAGAAAAAACTGCGTGGACAAGAACGCCACGTTGGTGAAGATAGACAGCTTGGAGGAAAAG gATTTTCTGAAGTCACAGCCAATACCtaagtttcctttcttctggttGGGATTGTCATGGGATCCATCTGGCAGCCGTTGGCTCTGGGAGGACGGCTCTGTC CCTGCTCCATCCTT ATTTAGTGCTAATGAATATGCCCAGGTCAATGGATCCAAAGGATGTGcctattttcaaaaaggaaatatttatatttcccGCTGTAGCGCTGAAATTTCTTGGATTTGTGAGAAGACAGCTGCATCAGTGAAGATTGGAGATTTGGATGAATAA
- the CLEC12A gene encoding C-type lectin domain family 12 member A codes for MSEEVTYADLKFEDSSKTEHIQEFHKCGIKEPPAPSHIWRRRALALILLCLLLLIGLGVLGGIFYITSKTDMGELNKLQEFKEELQRNVSLQLKHNMDSFEKVRNLSITLQETATKLCHELHRKNPEHKCKPCPKEWMWHDDSCYLRVESYETWQKSDAICSNHNASLLRIKNKSVLEFIKSKRLYRYWLGLSPRKGNPNTKQLDTAIISSDWYTRNTNGLNDKLNCGYLHHSNVYYTSCTETQRIICEKLANSVKIESVLTTEVPGGRT; via the exons ATGTCTGAAGAGGTCACTTATGCAGATCTAAAATTCGAGGACTCCAGTAAGACTGAACATATCCAGGAGTTTCACAAATGTGGGATAAAAG agcctcctgctccttcccacaTATGGCGTCGAAGAGCCTTGGCTCTgattcttctctgccttctgctgcTGATTGGACTGGGAGTCTTAGGAggcatat TTTATATAACTTCGAAGACAGACATGGGGGAATTGAATAAACTACAAGAGTTCAAAGAAGAActtcagagaaatgtttctctACAACTAAAGCATAACATGGATAGTTTTGAGAAGGTCAGGAACCTCTCGATCACACTGCAAGAAACAGCCACCAAATTATGCCATGAGCTACATAGAAAAAACCCAG AGCACAAATGTAAACCTTGCCCGAAGGAATGGATGTGGCATGACGACAGCTGTTATTTACGGGTTGAAAGTTATGAAACATGGCAGAAGAGTGACGCGATATGCTCCAATCACAATGCCAGCCTGctgaggattaaaaacaaaagtgtaCTG GAATTTATAAAATCCAAGAGGTTATATAGATATTGGCTGGGATTGTCTCCCAGAAAAGGGAACCCAAACACCAAGCAATTGGATACAGCAATTATCTCCTCTGACTG GTatacaagaaatacaaatggcttaAATGATAAGTTAAATTGTGGTTACCTACATCACTCAAATGTTTATTACACATCCTGCACTGAAACACAAAGAATTATATGTGAGAAGTTGGCCAATTCAGTGAAGATTGAGAGTGTGCTAACGACTGAAGTGCCAGGTGGAAGGACGTAG